One Candida dubliniensis CD36 chromosome 1, complete sequence genomic region harbors:
- a CDS encoding conserved hypothetical protein (GTP-binding protein, putative): MGREIVIGLVGKPSSGKSTTLNALTDANAKCGAFPFTTIDPNKATGYLEIDCVCARFNKQDKCKPNYGYCRDGKRGVPIMLLDVAGLVPNAHLGRGLGNKFLSDLTEADCLIHIVDASGTTDAEGKATRGYDPLQDIEWLQDEIFQWILGNLKERWGSVVRRHVGTKSSTLETMRQQLGGYVANKKLIGDALDLIPDLPPLQDWDDEMLGKVVRAFMEVKFPTVLSLNKMDHPDADKNVSKIILKYPKSKAVLTSSITEVFLRKLAAQNYIKYDSGTEFIDTIDDLPDDPDLKPLDDKLRNRIENIRDLVLYRFGSTGVVQLLQAAADLLNLVPVYPVRNIHNFSGNSGDYVFRDCLLVKRGTPVTAVARKIMGDVTIAAVEGVGGIKISEDDTIDKGKNDILSFKIVPGSHN; the protein is encoded by the coding sequence ATGGGTAGGGAGATTGTTATTGGATTAGTAGGTAAACCCTCTAGTGGAAAATCAACTACCTTGAATGCATTGACAGATGCTAATGCTAAATGTGGAGCATTCCCATTCACTACTATTGATCCTAATAAAGCCACTGGTTACCTTGAAATAGATTGTGTCTGTGCCAGATTCAATAAACAGGATAAATGTAAACCCAATTATGGATATTGTCGAGACGGTAAGAGAGGTGTGCCTATAATGTTGTTAGATGTTGCTGGATTGGTACCTAATGCTCACTTGGGCAGAGGGTTaggtaataaatttttaagTGATTTGACCGAAGCAGATTGTTTGATACATATCGTTGATGCCAGTGGAACCACTGATGCGGAGGGGAAAGCAACAAGGGGATATGATCCATTGCAGGATATTGAGTGGTTGCAAGATGAGATTTTCCAATGGATATTGGGAAACTTGAAGGAGAGATGGGGGTCCGTGGTCAGAAGACATGTTGGTACAAAATCGTCAACATTGGAAACTATGAGACAACAACTAGGTGGGTATGTGgctaacaaaaaattaattggaGATGCCTTAGATTTGATACCTGATTTGCCACCATTACAAGACTGGGACGACGAAATGCTTGGTAAAGTCGTTCGAGCATTCATGGAAGTCAAATTCCCTACAGTATTGtctttaaataaaatggATCACCCTGATGCAGATAAGAACGTTTCCaagataatattgaaatacCCAAAACTGAAAGCAGTGCTAACATCATCGATTACTGAAGTCTTTCTTCGAAAACTAGCTGCTCAGAATTACATCAAGTACGATCTGGGAAcagaatttattgatacAATTGATGATCTACCAGATGACCCGGATTTGAAACCGTTGGATGACAAGTTACGTAATAGGATAGAAAATATCCGtgatttggttttgtaCAGATTTGGATCCACCGGTGTGGTTCAGTTGCTCCAAGCTGCCGCCGATCTTTTAAACTTGGTTCCCGTTTATCCCGTCCGAAATATCCACAATTTTTCAGGAAATTCAGGTGACTATGTTTTCCGTGATTGTTTATTAGTGAAAAGAGGCACACCTGTGACTGCTGTAGCAAGAAAAATTATGGGAGATGTAACAATTGCAGCGGTAGAAGGTGTTGGTGGTATTAAGATAAGTGAAGATGATACTATCGACAAAGGGAAGAATGACATTCTATCCTTTAAGATAGTTCCAGGAAGTCATAACTAG